ATCTATATTAGCTGTTGTGCTAGAACAATGGAGATCAGTAATAAGATGTGTTTCATTGGGAAAAAGATGACTGATGTCATCATTGTAGAGAAAATTTTACGCTTATTGATGCtaaagtttaattatattgtttgCTCAATTGAAGAGCCGAAAGACATAGTTGCCTCTCTTTTGATGAACTACAAAGCTCCTTATTAGTTCATGAAcaaaagatgaagatgaaCAACAGTTCAACTACAGAAGAGCAAGCTTTGAAAGCCTCTACTTATTACTATTTCAGAGGAATAGGACAAGGTAGAGGTAGAAAAAAGGGAGGTTATGGCAATGCAGATGGCAACAAGCAAGTTAAAATTGATGTTGGTCAAAATCAGAATCAAGGCAGAGGACGAGATCAACCTGTTGGTAAGTCAATGGTAGAGTGCTTTTGTTGCCACAAATATGGTCATTACCGATATGAGTGCTATACTAAATTGCctaacaacaaagaaaagggaaTGGAGTCAAATTTTATAGAGAAGAAAGAGGGTGAAACTTTGctaataacaattaaaaataatgaagaactTCGTGAGCCTgatatttagtatatttaatatagGATGCAGTAATCACATGTGTGGAAGTAAGtttatcttttcttatttaaatacaaaatttcGTTCCACTGTGAGTTTTGGTGATAATTCTACTACTGTTGTTATAGAAAAAGGggatattgaaattaaaaccaaGAATGGttttataaaaacaatttCTAATGTTCTTTATATTcccaatttgaaaaataatttgttgaGTGTTGACCAGTTACAAGAGAAAAGTTATGCAATTACTATTAAGATGGTGCTTGTGAAATATATGATCCCTCAAGAGGTGCAATTACCATGGTTCCGATGAGCTCAAACAGACTATTTCCTTTGACGATAGAATGTGTTCAGTCTTATTTGTTAGCTGAAATGATGGACTCCTCATGGCTTTGACATTTTAGATATGGACATCTAAGTTTTGGTGGActacaaacacttcaatagaaaaattttatgacGGGCCTTCCTCAAATTTCAGTTCCTTCTCAAGTCTGTGAAGAATGTGTCATTGCCAAACATCACACTCAATTTTCCAAGAGGAAGTCATGGAGAGCAAAATGTGTTCTAGAACTAGTTCATTCAGACATATGTGGTCCGATAAACCCAACAACTAATGGAGGTAAAAGACACTTAATCACCGTCATCGATgatttttctagaaaaacTTGGGTTTATTTTTTGCAAGAAAAATCTGAAGTATTTTCcatatttaagaaattcaaAGCTTTTGTGGAAAATAAAGCAAGAAAAACCATTCAGACTTTTTGCATAGATCGAGATGGTGAATATTGTTCAAAAGATTTCGAAGCTTTTTGTGCAAAGTATGGCATTAGATGAGAGTTAATTGTTGCCTATACACCACAGGAAAATGGTGTATCAGAGAGGAAAAACAAAACCATCCTTAACATGTTGAGAATCTTGTTGGCAAGAGGAAGAGTTACAAAAAAATTTTGGCCGAAAGTAGTAAACTGGAGTGTTCATATTTTGAATCGGAGTCCAACCTTTGCTATTCAAAATATGATGTCAAAAGAAGCTTGGAGTGGGAGAAAACCAGTTGTAGatcatttcaaaaaaattggATGTATAGCATACGCTCATGTCCTAgatgaaaaaaggaaaaaactaGATGATGAGGCAGAAAAATGTGTTCTTTTTTTGCATAAGTGAAATATCTAAAGCTTATAAATTGTTTAATcctttaatataaaagattgTGGTCAGCAAGGACGTAATTTTTGATGAAGAGAACATGTGAGATTTGTATAGGCAACAACCtacctatttattttatgataatgaTGCTGAACAAAAGCAAACCTTGGCATTGGTTGCAGCTGAAGATTCATTACCAGCTACTCCACCTACTATCACTGAAGATGAAGCTCAATCTCTTCGTCATGTTATAAGAAGACCAGCTTGGATGGAAGACCATGAGGTAACTGGAATTCTAGATCCAATTACTCACTTTGCTTTATTTTCAGATTGTGATCCTATAATTTTTGAGGATGCtgtcaaagaagaaaagtggCGCAAAGCGATGGATGATGAAATTGATGCCACTGAAAGAAATGATACATGGAAATTGATCGACCTTCCATATGGATATACAACTATAGGCGTGAAGTGGgtgtttaaaataaagttgaaagagaATGGTGAAGTGGACAAGTACAAGGCTTGTTTAGTGGCAAAGGGATACAAGCAACAATATGGGATCGACTGTACTGAGGTCTTTTCTCTAGTTACAAGACATGATACAATCCATATGGTAGTTGCCTTAGCTGCACAAAACTCTTGGAGCATTTTTCAGCTAGATGTCAAATTAGCTTTCTTGCATGGAACTTGGAAGAATAGGTATTTGTTGAACAGCCCCCTGGTTATGTGAAACATGGAAATGAGCATAAAGTTTACAAACTTAAAAAGGCTCTTTATGGACTAAAACAAGCCCCTCGTACTTGGTATAGTCACATTGAGGCGTATTTTATTAAAGCTGGTTTTTCTAAATGTCCTTATGAGCctatactttttattaagatgaatgataaaggaaaaatgcTCATTGTCTATCTATATGTAGATGATTTCATATTTACTGATATTGTAATACCATGTTTcaagaattgaaaaaaatcaataatggATGAATTCGAAATGTCTGATCTTGGATTAATGCATTACTTTCTCGGCATAGAAGTGATGCAATCTCATGATGGGATTTTTATATCTCAAAAGAAATATGTGAGAGAAATTTTAGACAGGTTCAAGATGAAGGATTGTAATGCTGCAAACACTATAGTAGATCCTAGTTTAAAGCTTCACAAAGATCTTGAAGAGAAGAGACTTGACAGCATGCTTTACCAAAAAATTATAGACAGTTTGATGTATCTTACTGCTACAAGACCGGACATTATGTATTCAGTAAGTCTAATCAGCAGATACATGGGGAATTCTTCAAAAATGCATTTGTTAGCTG
The nucleotide sequence above comes from Ricinus communis isolate WT05 ecotype wild-type chromosome 6, ASM1957865v1, whole genome shotgun sequence. Encoded proteins:
- the LOC125370334 gene encoding uncharacterized mitochondrial protein AtMg00810-like, whose amino-acid sequence is MDEFEMSDLGLMHYFLGIEVMQSHDGIFISQKKYVREILDRFKMKDCNAANTIVDPSLKLHKDLEEKRLDSMLYQKIIDSLMYLTATRPDIMYSVSLISRYMGNSSKMHLLAAKRILRYLQGTKDFGLFYKRGIKSNLLGFTDIDYARDQDDHRSTLGYAFILGTTVISWSFKK